A genomic segment from Rhodospirillum centenum SW encodes:
- a CDS encoding SH3 domain-containing protein — translation MMKVKSVVALALAGSMLSACVSTGTTMGGGSSIATGSAGAAGTQNANEQLARCDRPLGTIALVENQPKSPILVMMGLTSPIPAVRLVMQQTGCFRVVARGDDFERIQQERALAAGGSLQAGSNLGGGQLAAADFIVDVHVLSQNENSGGNAAGLGAFVPGIAGAVLGGLRTKESTANVMLTVTDVRTGVQEAVATGSAESRDIGWAFGAGGFGALPIAGGLGGYENTEMGKTMIAAIMDAVNKLVPQFRAMPQVAAALKAPQATPMAAVSSVGGVPAAVPQPGTTYRATEGVNLRGGPGTSAEVIGQIAQGAAVQATGEHENGWFRVRTATGQTGWVAARTLQAGS, via the coding sequence ATGATGAAAGTGAAAAGTGTCGTCGCGCTGGCCCTTGCCGGCTCGATGCTCTCTGCCTGCGTTTCCACCGGCACCACCATGGGGGGCGGCTCGTCGATCGCGACGGGGTCGGCCGGGGCCGCCGGCACGCAGAATGCCAACGAGCAGCTCGCACGCTGCGACCGTCCCCTGGGCACCATCGCCCTGGTGGAGAATCAGCCGAAGTCCCCGATCCTGGTCATGATGGGGCTCACCAGCCCGATTCCCGCCGTCCGTCTGGTCATGCAGCAGACCGGCTGCTTCCGCGTCGTCGCCCGCGGCGACGACTTCGAGCGCATCCAGCAGGAACGCGCGCTCGCGGCCGGCGGCTCCTTGCAGGCCGGGTCCAACCTCGGGGGCGGGCAGCTCGCGGCGGCCGATTTCATCGTGGATGTCCACGTCCTCTCGCAGAACGAGAATTCCGGCGGGAACGCCGCCGGGCTGGGCGCGTTCGTGCCGGGCATCGCCGGCGCGGTGCTGGGCGGCCTGCGCACGAAGGAGAGCACGGCGAACGTCATGCTGACCGTCACGGATGTGCGCACGGGCGTGCAGGAGGCCGTCGCCACCGGCTCGGCCGAGTCCCGGGACATCGGCTGGGCGTTCGGCGCCGGCGGCTTCGGCGCCCTGCCGATCGCGGGCGGTCTCGGCGGCTACGAGAACACGGAGATGGGCAAGACCATGATCGCGGCGATCATGGACGCCGTGAACAAGCTGGTGCCGCAGTTCCGCGCCATGCCGCAGGTCGCGGCGGCGCTGAAGGCCCCGCAGGCCACCCCGATGGCGGCGGTGTCCTCGGTGGGCGGCGTTCCGGCGGCGGTGCCGCAGCCGGGGACCACCTACCGCGCCACCGAAGGGGTGAACCTGCGCGGCGGCCCGGGGACCAGCGCCGAGGTGATCGGCCAGATCGCCCAGGGCGCCGCGGTCCAGGCCACCGGCGAGCACGAGAACGGCTGGTTCCGGGTGCGCACCGCCACCGGCCAGACCGGCTGGGTCGCCGCCCGCACCCTGCAGGCCGGGAGCTGA
- the pyp gene encoding photoactive yellow protein: MPDRTTDDFGPFTEQIRGTIDGMGTAEFDALPVGAIQVDGSGVIHRYNRTESRLSGRIPERVIGRNFFTEVAPCTNIPAFSGRFMDGVTSGTLDARFDFVFDFQMAPVRVQIRMQNAGVPDRYWIFVRKLEDLRPPGPAPEAPAAHTASVTGEVVDFSVCEQEDIRRVGAIQPWGAVLAVDPRDWTVCAASDNAQALLDCARPPLGRPLGEVLDAGPLAALRDWLPDRTSRSWRGEMARGRRIDIRAHRSGGCVVLDLEPLTARPGEAPVCSLLAAVEADVAVIRQASSLTGLAQACARSVRVLTGFERAIVYRFDADWHGEVIAEDKVEDWPQSFAGLHFPASDIPRQARELYSQSLSRHVPDRDYVPVPVHRIEGTEPLDLSFSRHRSLSPVHLQYLRNMGVTASMSFSILVEGRLWGMVAAHHRQPHHVAIPRRSAAMTVVEAVALSIAAVERAEAMRGRQVDHAVLTALMVQMASSDAVEPALTQQATRLTDLFGATGAALSIDGHLLTVGDCPPPAEVAALRAWLEPRWGSAGLFRTSSLSSVFPDATAYRQKASGLLALRLSGGDFVMWTRPEEPRQITWGGDPAKPLGAAGQRPMPRISFDRWVEERRGHAAPWPTWADEIATSLRHAISDMMLRHLRHVKELSDQLAASNEAKSRFLANMSHELRTPLNAIIGFSDLMMSGMAGTLPPRIQDYVQSIHASGEHLLRMVNDVLDLSRIEAGRMELSPESLDAGILAAECVGMLLPRAVRGEVLLEVQAESPLPLTADALRLRQILLNIIGNAVKFTPPGGRVDVRARALAGGGAVFTVRDTGPGMTPEEVLTAMEPFRQVAQTRAAVEGTGLGLPIAKSLVDLHAGNLAIETAPGLGTTVTIEIGA, encoded by the coding sequence GTGCCGGACCGGACCACCGACGATTTCGGCCCCTTCACCGAGCAGATCCGCGGCACCATCGACGGGATGGGGACGGCCGAGTTCGATGCCTTGCCGGTCGGCGCCATCCAGGTGGACGGCAGCGGGGTCATCCACCGTTACAACAGGACGGAAAGCCGGCTCAGCGGCCGCATCCCCGAACGGGTCATCGGGCGCAACTTCTTCACCGAGGTGGCGCCCTGCACGAACATCCCGGCCTTCAGCGGCCGCTTCATGGACGGTGTGACCTCCGGCACGCTGGATGCCCGCTTCGACTTCGTCTTCGATTTCCAGATGGCGCCGGTGCGGGTGCAGATCCGCATGCAGAACGCGGGCGTGCCCGACCGCTACTGGATCTTCGTGCGCAAGCTGGAGGACCTGCGCCCGCCGGGACCGGCGCCCGAGGCGCCGGCCGCACACACCGCGTCGGTCACCGGCGAGGTGGTGGACTTCTCCGTCTGCGAGCAGGAGGACATCCGCCGGGTCGGCGCCATCCAGCCCTGGGGCGCGGTCCTGGCCGTCGATCCGCGGGACTGGACGGTCTGCGCCGCCAGCGACAACGCCCAGGCACTCCTGGACTGCGCCCGCCCGCCGCTGGGCCGGCCGCTGGGGGAGGTGCTGGACGCCGGTCCCCTGGCGGCGCTGCGGGACTGGCTGCCGGACCGGACCTCCCGGTCCTGGCGGGGGGAGATGGCCCGGGGGCGGCGCATCGACATCCGCGCCCACCGCAGCGGCGGCTGCGTGGTGCTGGACCTGGAGCCCCTGACCGCCCGTCCGGGCGAGGCGCCGGTGTGCTCCCTGCTGGCGGCGGTGGAGGCGGACGTGGCCGTGATCCGGCAGGCGTCCTCCCTGACCGGGCTGGCGCAGGCCTGCGCCCGCTCGGTGCGGGTCCTGACCGGGTTCGAGCGCGCCATCGTCTACCGCTTCGATGCCGACTGGCACGGCGAGGTGATCGCCGAGGACAAGGTGGAGGACTGGCCGCAGTCCTTCGCCGGACTGCACTTCCCCGCCTCGGACATCCCGCGGCAGGCGCGCGAACTGTACAGCCAGTCGCTGTCGCGCCATGTCCCCGACCGCGACTACGTGCCGGTGCCGGTCCACCGGATCGAGGGGACGGAGCCGCTGGACCTGTCCTTCTCCCGCCACCGCAGCCTGAGCCCCGTCCACCTCCAGTATCTGCGCAACATGGGCGTGACCGCGTCCATGTCCTTCTCCATCCTGGTGGAAGGGCGGCTCTGGGGCATGGTGGCGGCGCACCACCGGCAGCCGCACCATGTCGCCATCCCCCGCCGCTCCGCCGCCATGACGGTGGTGGAGGCGGTGGCGCTCAGCATCGCCGCGGTGGAGCGGGCGGAGGCGATGCGCGGCCGGCAGGTGGACCACGCCGTCCTGACGGCGCTGATGGTCCAGATGGCCTCCTCCGACGCGGTGGAGCCGGCGCTGACGCAGCAGGCGACGCGGCTGACCGACCTGTTCGGCGCCACCGGGGCAGCGCTCTCCATCGACGGTCATCTGCTGACGGTGGGCGACTGCCCGCCGCCGGCGGAGGTGGCGGCACTGCGGGCCTGGCTGGAGCCGCGCTGGGGCAGCGCCGGCCTGTTCCGCACCAGCAGCCTGTCCTCGGTCTTTCCCGACGCCACCGCCTACCGCCAGAAGGCCAGCGGCCTGCTGGCGCTGCGCCTGTCGGGCGGCGACTTCGTGATGTGGACCCGGCCGGAGGAGCCGCGGCAGATCACCTGGGGCGGCGACCCGGCGAAGCCGCTGGGCGCGGCCGGGCAGCGGCCGATGCCGCGCATCTCCTTCGACCGCTGGGTGGAGGAACGGCGCGGCCATGCCGCCCCCTGGCCGACCTGGGCGGACGAGATCGCCACCTCGCTGCGCCATGCCATCAGCGACATGATGCTGCGCCACCTGCGCCATGTGAAGGAGCTGAGCGACCAGCTCGCCGCCAGCAACGAGGCGAAGTCCCGCTTCCTGGCGAACATGAGCCACGAGCTGCGGACTCCGCTGAACGCCATCATCGGCTTCTCCGACCTGATGATGTCCGGCATGGCGGGGACGCTGCCGCCGCGCATCCAGGACTATGTGCAGAGCATCCACGCCTCGGGCGAGCACCTGCTGCGCATGGTCAACGACGTGCTGGACCTGTCGCGCATCGAGGCCGGGCGGATGGAGCTGTCGCCGGAGTCGCTGGACGCCGGCATCCTGGCGGCGGAATGCGTCGGCATGCTGCTGCCGCGGGCGGTGCGCGGCGAGGTGCTGCTGGAGGTGCAGGCGGAGTCGCCCCTGCCGCTGACGGCGGACGCGCTGCGGCTGCGCCAGATCCTGCTGAACATCATCGGCAACGCCGTGAAGTTCACCCCGCCCGGCGGCCGGGTCGATGTGCGGGCACGGGCGCTGGCCGGCGGCGGGGCCGTCTTCACCGTGCGCGACACCGGCCCCGGCATGACGCCGGAAGAGGTGCTGACCGCCATGGAGCCGTTCCGGCAGGTGGCGCAGACCCGTGCGGCGGTCGAGGGCACGGGGCTGGGCCTGCCCATCGCCAAGTCCCTGGTGGACCTGCACGCCGGCAACCTGGCCATCGAGACCGCCCCCGGCCTGGGCACCACCGTCACCATCGAGATCGGGGCCTGA
- a CDS encoding efflux RND transporter periplasmic adaptor subunit has translation MDSLDSFARREAYAQAAPVPADPVEFPAPKTRPRRDRAGAPGLFRRWRRGLTAVGILAVGVAGLVTFIATKPEPARETKPEREWAVDTVTVARGDHRPEVVALGTVLAGRTSELRPLVSGAVLSISPALRDGGVVKEGETLLSLDPVDHELILAQRRADLDEARARLDELRANLKAQQREAERAETLFQRGIVAAPRYEETQNAYAAEQARVRAQQAVIARLQAAVKAAETDLARTTLVAPFDGFVGDARAEAGMYLTPADRVAVISGAERLEAKVTVPTDTYGRLVASGESLIGREAKVVWSLGQNRLEFPARVVRVDDRINTAAGGVALFVQLDGTLTGQPIRPGAFVSVTIPDRLYADVIRLPAPALHDGGTVYVIEDGRLAARPVEVVAVKADAVYLSGGLQPGDRAVVTRFQEIGPGLKVTTRSAPAAEAQPAPKAPDAPKAEDAP, from the coding sequence ATGGATTCGCTCGACAGCTTTGCCCGGCGGGAGGCCTATGCCCAGGCCGCACCCGTACCGGCGGACCCGGTGGAGTTTCCGGCGCCGAAGACGCGCCCGCGCCGGGACCGTGCCGGGGCGCCCGGGCTGTTCCGGCGCTGGCGCCGCGGCCTGACCGCCGTCGGCATCCTGGCGGTCGGGGTCGCCGGCCTTGTCACCTTCATCGCCACCAAGCCCGAACCGGCGCGCGAGACGAAGCCCGAACGCGAGTGGGCGGTGGATACCGTCACCGTGGCGCGCGGCGACCACCGGCCGGAGGTGGTCGCCCTGGGCACCGTGCTGGCCGGCCGCACCTCGGAGCTGCGGCCGCTCGTCAGCGGGGCGGTGCTCTCCATCTCCCCCGCGCTGCGCGACGGCGGTGTCGTGAAGGAGGGGGAGACGCTGCTCTCGCTCGACCCGGTGGACCACGAACTGATCCTGGCCCAGCGCCGCGCCGACCTGGACGAGGCCCGCGCCCGGCTGGACGAGCTGCGCGCCAACCTCAAGGCCCAGCAGCGCGAGGCGGAACGGGCGGAGACCCTGTTCCAGCGCGGCATCGTCGCCGCCCCCCGCTATGAGGAGACACAGAACGCCTATGCCGCCGAACAGGCCCGCGTGCGGGCGCAGCAGGCGGTCATCGCCCGGCTCCAGGCTGCCGTGAAGGCGGCCGAGACCGACCTCGCACGGACGACCCTGGTGGCCCCGTTCGACGGTTTCGTCGGCGATGCGCGGGCCGAGGCCGGCATGTACCTGACCCCGGCCGACCGCGTCGCCGTGATCTCCGGCGCCGAGCGTCTGGAGGCCAAGGTGACGGTGCCGACCGACACCTACGGCCGGCTGGTCGCCAGCGGCGAGAGCCTGATCGGGCGTGAGGCCAAGGTGGTCTGGTCGCTGGGCCAGAACCGGCTGGAATTCCCGGCCCGCGTGGTCCGCGTCGATGACCGGATCAACACCGCGGCGGGCGGCGTCGCGCTGTTCGTGCAGCTCGACGGCACGCTGACCGGCCAGCCGATCCGGCCGGGCGCCTTCGTCAGCGTCACCATCCCCGACCGCCTCTATGCCGACGTGATCCGGCTGCCCGCTCCCGCCCTGCATGACGGCGGAACCGTCTATGTGATCGAGGACGGCCGGCTGGCCGCCCGCCCGGTGGAGGTGGTCGCCGTCAAGGCGGATGCCGTCTACCTGTCCGGTGGTCTGCAACCGGGCGACCGCGCCGTCGTCACCCGCTTCCAGGAGATCGGACCCGGCCTGAAGGTCACCACCCGCAGCGCCCCCGCCGCCGAAGCCCAGCCCGCGCCGAAGGCTCCGGACGCGCCCAAGGCGGAGGACGCACCATGA